The proteins below are encoded in one region of Fibrella aestuarina BUZ 2:
- a CDS encoding pyridoxal phosphate-dependent decarboxylase family protein gives MNPTLAQAYSPDAFRQMGHALIDQLADQLEATLSRQTGQAIPYHDPDTAFAHWQADSQQPLLDDPMPLFADIIARSTRLHHPRYMGHQVSPVAPAAALGGLLTEFLNNGSAVYEMGMAGNAIERIVIEHTARHIGYVPTDAATPAEQPGGIITSGGTLGNLTALLTARARLPQDVWHEGNGSQKLAIMVSAEAHYCIDRAARIMGLGEMGILKIPTDEQFKLRTDLLEATYLNARAAGLTVFAIVGSGCTTSTGSHDDLTAIGAFARQHNLWFHVDAAHGGGAFFSPTYRHLLAGSEQADSVVIDYHKMLMVPALATVVVYKRAADSHRTFQQRAQYLWDNHTTGAADWYNTGKRTFECTKFMAAVKVYTLMRLYGDELFRANVDTLYGLGHTFARLVRQRLTFDLPGEPECNLVCFRYVGAARFSDEQLNNLNQQLRTDSLNDGRFYIVQTTLRHQTYLRVSLMNPFTTETDLTELLDWLEQRADALLAQTDPLPNQP, from the coding sequence ATGAATCCAACGCTTGCCCAGGCCTATTCGCCCGATGCCTTTCGGCAGATGGGCCACGCGCTGATCGATCAACTGGCCGATCAGTTGGAGGCTACCCTATCGCGCCAGACCGGGCAGGCGATCCCGTATCACGACCCCGACACCGCCTTCGCACACTGGCAGGCCGACAGTCAGCAGCCGCTGCTGGATGACCCCATGCCGCTGTTTGCCGACATCATCGCCCGGTCGACTCGGCTGCATCACCCGCGCTACATGGGGCATCAGGTGAGCCCGGTGGCGCCGGCCGCGGCCCTTGGTGGTCTGCTGACGGAGTTTCTCAACAACGGCTCGGCGGTGTATGAAATGGGTATGGCAGGCAACGCCATCGAACGGATCGTGATCGAGCACACAGCCCGGCACATTGGGTATGTACCGACCGATGCGGCAACCCCGGCCGAACAGCCGGGCGGTATCATCACGTCGGGCGGTACGCTGGGCAACCTGACGGCCCTGCTGACAGCGCGAGCCCGGCTGCCGCAGGACGTCTGGCATGAGGGAAACGGTAGCCAGAAACTGGCCATCATGGTGTCGGCCGAAGCGCACTATTGCATTGATCGGGCCGCGCGAATCATGGGGTTAGGCGAGATGGGCATTCTGAAAATCCCGACCGACGAGCAGTTCAAACTGCGCACCGATTTGCTGGAAGCAACGTACCTGAACGCCAGGGCGGCGGGCCTCACCGTCTTTGCCATCGTGGGCAGCGGCTGCACGACCTCCACCGGCTCCCACGACGATCTGACGGCGATCGGTGCGTTTGCTCGCCAACACAACCTCTGGTTTCATGTCGATGCCGCGCATGGCGGCGGGGCTTTCTTTTCGCCCACGTACCGGCACCTGCTGGCGGGCAGCGAACAGGCTGATTCGGTCGTGATCGATTACCACAAAATGCTGATGGTGCCCGCCCTCGCTACGGTGGTCGTATACAAACGAGCCGCCGACAGCCACCGCACGTTTCAGCAACGGGCGCAGTACCTCTGGGACAACCACACTACCGGCGCCGCCGACTGGTACAACACGGGCAAGCGCACCTTCGAATGCACCAAATTCATGGCGGCGGTGAAAGTCTACACGCTAATGCGCCTGTATGGCGACGAGTTGTTTCGGGCCAATGTCGATACGCTCTACGGCCTCGGCCACACCTTCGCCCGGCTGGTGCGGCAGCGACTCACGTTTGACCTTCCGGGCGAGCCCGAATGCAACCTGGTCTGCTTCCGGTACGTTGGTGCGGCCCGTTTTTCCGACGAGCAGCTCAACAACCTGAACCAGCAGTTACGAACCGATTCGCTCAACGATGGGCGTTTTTACATTGTTCAGACTACCCTCCGCCATCAAACGTACCTGCGCGTATCGCTCATGAACCCATTCACGACGGAAACCGACCTGACCGAGCTACTCGACTGGCTGGAACAACGGGCA
- a CDS encoding MerR family transcriptional regulator, whose product MDTGEKRYYSVREVADMFNVNISKLRYYEKEFPTLSPKKNRSGDRIYTKAEIDHLREILDLVENRGFKLQGAREFINKKQTAQQESHKLLDRLREIREFMVDLRDKLDQ is encoded by the coding sequence ATGGATACGGGCGAAAAGCGGTACTACAGCGTTCGGGAAGTGGCCGATATGTTTAACGTCAACATATCGAAGCTGCGCTATTATGAGAAGGAATTTCCGACGCTCAGCCCCAAAAAGAACCGATCCGGCGACCGTATCTACACCAAAGCAGAGATCGATCACCTGCGCGAAATCCTGGATCTGGTCGAAAACCGGGGCTTTAAACTACAGGGCGCTCGCGAGTTCATCAACAAGAAACAAACGGCCCAACAGGAGAGCCATAAATTACTCGACCGGCTCCGCGAAATCCGGGAGTTTATGGTCGACCTGCGCGACAAACTCGATCAATAA
- a CDS encoding T9SS type B sorting domain-containing protein translates to MTQRIRYVLLGLMVSGLLLVAGLVRAETPAVPKAITSLSCSTTLGIAVVDNAALCAGKPVTLKALVPGLPFGNWYWTLNGRKLGYDQQTFLNVETAGVYSLGGDWERDICFTGPKALTLTLSGAESRTITLQPTSATVCEGESVTLTADAGTYTGYNWTRNGTNVPNSQNRSVLVVKEPGTYTLGGIASTCISVENQPVVQINPLPTASIEPSSLTFCEGEVAQINVQTDTDNAIRWLRDGVDLGAVRSLTANTTATFSLTATRPGGCYKTVNYIFAPTINPLPMFRLATVPPGDLPPGVSASNAPENPAYRYRWTPTEGVSDPTIARPVFSPLRSTLYTLQITSEAGCPYADTLFVPVRYRIHFPTAFSPNGDGQNDTWAPVNWTEYPDAELWIFTRSGELVFSTKAGQAAFDGQLNGEPLPSGAYAYRLNLPSRQAEWRGTLWLVR, encoded by the coding sequence ATGACTCAACGAATACGGTATGTGCTTTTGGGACTAATGGTAAGTGGCTTGCTGCTCGTGGCGGGTCTGGTACGGGCCGAAACGCCTGCCGTGCCCAAGGCCATTACGTCCCTGAGTTGTTCCACCACGCTGGGGATTGCTGTAGTTGATAACGCGGCGCTCTGCGCGGGCAAGCCGGTGACCCTGAAAGCACTGGTGCCTGGCCTACCCTTCGGTAACTGGTACTGGACCCTCAACGGGCGAAAGCTGGGCTATGATCAGCAAACGTTTCTGAACGTTGAAACCGCGGGTGTGTATTCCCTGGGCGGCGACTGGGAACGCGACATCTGCTTCACGGGTCCGAAAGCGCTGACGCTGACCCTGAGCGGAGCCGAATCCCGCACGATCACGCTTCAGCCCACGTCGGCGACGGTTTGTGAAGGAGAATCGGTGACGCTCACTGCCGACGCTGGTACGTATACGGGCTACAACTGGACGCGCAACGGCACCAACGTACCCAACTCGCAGAACCGGTCGGTGCTGGTGGTGAAGGAGCCAGGTACGTATACGCTCGGCGGGATTGCCTCCACCTGCATTTCGGTCGAAAACCAGCCAGTGGTGCAGATCAACCCGTTGCCAACGGCGAGTATTGAGCCCAGCAGCCTGACGTTCTGCGAAGGCGAGGTTGCCCAAATCAACGTGCAAACCGACACCGACAATGCCATCCGCTGGCTACGGGACGGCGTCGATCTGGGCGCAGTACGTAGCCTCACGGCCAACACCACGGCTACGTTCAGCCTGACGGCGACGCGGCCCGGCGGCTGCTACAAGACCGTCAATTACATCTTTGCGCCGACTATCAATCCGTTGCCCATGTTCAGGCTGGCGACTGTGCCGCCCGGCGATCTGCCACCCGGCGTGTCGGCGAGTAACGCCCCCGAGAACCCGGCGTATCGGTACCGGTGGACACCCACCGAAGGGGTATCGGACCCGACCATTGCCCGGCCTGTTTTTAGTCCGCTTCGATCTACGTTGTATACGCTTCAGATCACGAGCGAAGCGGGTTGTCCGTATGCCGACACGCTCTTCGTGCCGGTTCGGTACCGCATTCATTTCCCGACGGCCTTTTCCCCTAATGGCGACGGGCAAAACGATACCTGGGCGCCAGTTAACTGGACGGAATACCCCGACGCCGAGCTTTGGATTTTTACCCGATCGGGCGAATTGGTGTTCTCGACGAAAGCGGGTCAGGCGGCGTTTGATGGCCAGCTCAACGGTGAACCCCTGCCCAGCGGCGCCTACGCTTACCGGCTCAACCTCCCCAGCCGACAGGCCGAGTGGCGGGGTACGTTGTGGCTGGTGCGCTGA
- a CDS encoding TonB-dependent receptor — MKRLQPDRTVISVFILLVVLLLLLPIIPSLAQARRITGKVVTGTQAEPLQGVNVLIKGNSRKGAITNNLGEFSLEASPTDVLIVSFIGFKSKEVPVGSSTTLSVSLDDEVSLFNELVVTGTRNVGRTTLETPVPVDVISIKDIMGNLPQIDLAQMLAYVAPSFNAVRSQGGDLDSHVDPVQLRNMAPNQILVLINGKRRHTSALLITGTAVGSPSTSVDLMTIPAAAIDRVEILRDGAAAQYGSDAVAGVVNIILKKGTNKLTANLTGGGYQNSGGSAGDLTKAGKPDGFNYQFDANYGFKIGDRGFFNVSGQVTQRRPTLRPFVNDWEIYDKTYLSNLRTDKSGKPVITNPELINAQAAGNAPLTAALQTEDGLLTARGLSRSDFAVYAGMPGITMGSTFYNAGYEINPTTTIYSFGGASYKYLRGYSCYYRRPSQTDRFNFLLYPNGFRPQMTSNTSDISNTIGIRSRVGEFSVDFSNTYGSNSMRLGMVNTMNASYGSNSPVNMYLGTHEFTQNSTNLDFSRYFKDIMSGLNIAFGAEMRVENYKIMRGQDESYTYGDAGTLTVAQSGLLVGPDGKPLQDASSQPIVDAKGNPVQVTAGQQVVVKSLSSNCQCFAGFGPKNERNEYRTTMAAYLDAELELTRKFLVAGAVRFENYSDFGGVSIGKLAARYLLTKTLTIRGSIATGFRAPSLQELNYTHTATAFVPDANGIPQPLDVTTYPTNSTAARVLGIRGLQQENSRTYGLGLTYQPLPGFEVTLDAYQIDVDNRIFRTSYFNASEVGNNYNEVIGGGEAQFFVNGANVRSRGLEAVGNYTHNMGRNRSLTFSLATIFSKNTILTRKTLNLNVANLTPDQVVEKYLSRDVIGQFETGTPRTKLIGSVMYHVNKFDLMLRGTYFGSVTERSISTDDKGNYYDQSFAPQTVFDLSVGYALSNSLKLSIGGSNILDQYPEMLRSENRGFYLYSNNQQGSNGAYYYGRLTLNL; from the coding sequence ATGAAACGTCTACAACCTGATCGTACTGTTATTTCGGTGTTTATCCTGCTTGTCGTTCTGCTCTTGCTGCTACCGATTATTCCGTCGTTGGCCCAGGCCAGGCGCATTACGGGCAAAGTAGTGACGGGTACCCAGGCCGAGCCGCTGCAAGGCGTCAACGTCCTGATCAAGGGCAATTCGCGCAAAGGCGCCATTACCAACAACCTCGGCGAATTTTCGCTCGAAGCCAGCCCAACCGATGTGCTGATCGTGAGCTTTATCGGTTTCAAATCGAAAGAAGTACCGGTGGGAAGCAGTACCACCCTATCGGTATCGCTCGACGATGAGGTAAGCCTGTTCAACGAACTGGTTGTAACGGGCACACGAAACGTGGGCCGGACCACACTGGAAACACCCGTGCCGGTCGACGTCATTTCGATCAAAGACATTATGGGCAACCTGCCGCAGATCGATCTGGCGCAGATGCTCGCGTACGTCGCGCCCAGCTTCAACGCCGTGCGTTCCCAAGGCGGTGACCTTGATTCGCACGTCGATCCGGTGCAGTTGCGCAACATGGCGCCCAACCAGATTCTGGTGCTCATCAATGGCAAACGGCGGCACACCTCGGCCCTGCTGATTACGGGCACAGCGGTGGGTAGCCCGTCGACCTCGGTGGATCTGATGACGATTCCGGCGGCGGCCATCGACCGGGTCGAAATTCTGCGCGACGGGGCGGCGGCGCAATATGGCTCCGATGCGGTGGCGGGGGTGGTGAACATCATCCTGAAAAAGGGCACCAACAAGCTCACGGCTAACCTCACGGGTGGTGGCTACCAGAACTCGGGCGGCAGCGCGGGCGACCTCACCAAAGCGGGCAAACCCGACGGCTTCAACTACCAATTCGACGCCAATTATGGCTTCAAAATTGGCGATCGGGGCTTCTTCAACGTGTCGGGGCAGGTGACCCAACGTCGCCCTACCCTGCGCCCGTTCGTCAACGACTGGGAAATCTACGACAAGACGTACCTGAGCAACCTGCGCACCGACAAATCCGGCAAACCCGTCATTACTAACCCCGAACTGATCAACGCGCAGGCCGCTGGAAACGCACCCCTGACGGCCGCCCTGCAAACCGAAGATGGCCTCTTGACGGCCCGGGGCCTGAGCCGGTCTGACTTCGCCGTGTATGCCGGGATGCCGGGGATTACGATGGGCAGCACGTTTTACAACGCCGGCTACGAGATCAACCCTACCACCACGATTTACAGCTTCGGGGGGGCGTCGTACAAATACCTGCGCGGCTACTCGTGCTACTACCGCCGTCCCTCGCAGACCGACCGGTTCAACTTCCTGCTCTACCCCAACGGCTTCCGCCCGCAGATGACCTCCAACACCTCGGATATCTCTAATACCATCGGGATTCGGAGCCGCGTAGGTGAGTTCAGCGTCGATTTCAGCAACACCTACGGCAGCAATAGCATGCGGCTGGGCATGGTGAACACCATGAACGCCTCCTACGGCTCCAACTCGCCGGTCAACATGTATCTGGGCACGCATGAGTTCACTCAGAACTCGACCAACCTCGATTTTTCGCGTTACTTCAAAGACATCATGAGTGGCCTGAACATCGCGTTTGGGGCCGAAATGCGGGTCGAGAATTACAAGATCATGCGCGGGCAGGATGAGAGCTACACCTACGGCGACGCTGGCACGCTCACCGTGGCGCAGAGTGGCCTACTCGTCGGCCCCGACGGCAAACCGCTACAGGATGCCAGCAGCCAGCCGATTGTCGACGCCAAGGGCAACCCCGTTCAGGTAACGGCCGGGCAGCAGGTGGTGGTTAAATCGCTGTCATCGAACTGCCAGTGTTTTGCCGGTTTCGGGCCGAAAAACGAGCGCAACGAATACCGCACCACGATGGCCGCCTACCTCGACGCCGAGTTGGAACTGACCCGGAAGTTTCTGGTAGCGGGTGCCGTGCGGTTCGAAAACTACTCCGACTTTGGCGGGGTGTCGATCGGCAAACTGGCTGCCCGGTATCTGCTGACCAAAACCCTGACGATTCGTGGTTCGATCGCCACCGGTTTCCGGGCACCGTCGTTGCAGGAACTGAACTACACGCATACCGCCACGGCCTTCGTGCCCGACGCCAACGGAATTCCGCAACCGCTCGACGTGACTACGTACCCAACCAACAGCACGGCCGCGCGGGTACTGGGCATCCGGGGGCTGCAACAGGAGAATTCACGTACCTACGGCCTGGGGCTCACCTACCAGCCCCTGCCGGGCTTCGAAGTCACGCTCGACGCCTACCAGATCGACGTGGACAACCGCATTTTCCGCACCAGCTACTTCAACGCGTCGGAGGTGGGTAACAACTACAATGAGGTGATTGGCGGGGGCGAAGCGCAGTTCTTTGTCAACGGGGCCAACGTGCGGTCACGCGGGCTGGAGGCGGTCGGCAACTACACCCACAACATGGGCCGCAACCGCAGCCTGACGTTTAGCCTGGCTACCATTTTCAGCAAGAACACGATCCTGACCCGCAAGACACTCAACCTGAACGTGGCCAACCTGACGCCGGATCAGGTCGTGGAAAAGTACCTGAGCCGCGACGTAATCGGGCAGTTTGAAACGGGCACGCCCCGCACCAAGCTGATCGGGTCGGTGATGTACCACGTCAACAAGTTCGACCTGATGCTGCGCGGTACCTATTTTGGCTCGGTAACGGAGCGGTCGATATCGACGGACGACAAAGGCAATTACTACGATCAGTCGTTCGCCCCGCAAACGGTTTTCGACCTGAGCGTGGGCTACGCCCTGTCGAACAGCCTGAAGCTTTCGATCGGAGGCAGCAACATCCTCGACCAGTACCCCGAGATGCTGCGGTCTGAAAACCGGGGCTTCTACCTCTACTCAAATAACCAGCAAGGCTCAAACGGCGCCTATTACTACGGCCGGCTGACGCTCAACCTCTAA